One Ranitomeya imitator isolate aRanImi1 chromosome 4, aRanImi1.pri, whole genome shotgun sequence genomic window, CCATGTCTACTGTAATGTACAGTCTCTCTAAACACAATGAGATCCTCCTTCTTATAGTTCACAACTTCTCATTCAGGCATTCCTCCACAGCCTTGGCAAATGGTGGAAGGAGGCCATCCATCACTGCTGCAGTGTTCAAACAACATccatagattgtccttcatatgTGGAGAACACCAATGGGTCATCATCATATTAACAAACATTGTTCACTATTCATGTTTCGCAAAGATAGTAAAAACAATACTAGTACTGCAATACTAGGACAGATACAATAACTAATCAGCAGACGGTCAACGAATGGCAGCTATTGAACATTAATTTAATTGGCAATAGAATTCAACATTAATTCTCACTTAAACTCAAGCTTGTGGTCATTAATGACATAACACATCTGGATAATTAGgaataaatgctgtgtcgtcacaataTGTGAAAACTCAACATGTTCCTCTATCCATTGTTACAGGGCAAATTATCTTTCCGACAAGCAAGTTTACACCaaatatagaaagaaaaaaaaatgtttgcaccaCTCAAATGTAAGAAATCCAGTATTTTCCTTTCAATTCATAGAAAggaatgaggtttaacaatgataaatgtaaggttatactcacatgggaagaaggaatcaatgtcaccattacacactgaatgggaaaccactgggtaaatctgacagggagaaggacttggggatcctagttaatgataaacttacctggagcagccagtgccaggcagcagctgccaaggcaaacaggatcatggggtgcattaaaagaggtctggatacacatgatgagagcattatactgcctctgtacaaatccctagttagaccgcacatggagtactgtgtccagttttgggcaccggtgctcaggaaggatataatggaactagagagagtacaaaggagggcaacaaaattaataaaggggatgggagaactacaatacccagatagattagcgaaattaggattatttagtctagaaaaaagacgactgaggggcgatctaataaccatgtataagtatataaggggacaatacaaatatctcgctgaggatctgtttataccaaggaaggtgacgggcacaagggggcattctttgcgtctggaggagagaaggtttttccaccaacatagaagaggattctttactgttagggcagtgagaatctggaattgcttgcctgaggaggtggtgatggcgaactcagtcgaggggttcaagagaggcctggatgtcttcctggagcagaacaatattgtatcatacaattaggttctgtagaaggacgtagatctggggatttattatgatggaatataggctgaactggatggacaaatgtcttttttcggccttactaactatgttactatgttactatgtaaagatgTCTTGCACTATTTGGAAAGTTGCTGATACATTTCATATCATTAAGGCTCTGCATGTTGAAGCAAGAAATGAATAAATCTCCCAAATTTTAAATTTAGGAGAGTCAATCGAATTTGGCCTGGAAATAGGATTCACAACATTATTATATGTGAAATAAAGGTGCCTGAAGGCCATTAATAGTTATTACCTAAGTTTTGATATCTGTCCACATCCTAGTGCAGAATCGGTAGGAGCGTTGGTCATGTGATGGGTGAAGACGGCATATTATTTTATTGTGTTAACTTCTTCCCGGCCCTAAAACGTTGATCAGCCAGAAGCAATATTGTTGAATTCAAagaaatcaaatcataaaaatagTGGATTCTGACCAACCTTTTTTTGTGAAATTTGAAGTTAATTTAATGCTTTACTTATCTTTTAATGGTTTGATAATAGTGCTTTGGTTAATGATTTGATTGATTGTTGAATAAGGCCTTCAGATATTACCAGTGAGCTGAACATTTCAATTCATTTTGATTAATAAAAAGTATCTCATCTTTTGCATAGCTCTCCTAATCTCATTGTTCCTCAGACTGTAGATAATAGGATTCATCAATGGTGTAACTACTATATACAACAGGGATCTGTATTTGTTGGTATTGGATGAGCTCTCATCAGATGGAGTCATGTAGACTGCGATTAGGCTGCCGTAATATGCACATACTGTGGTCAGGTGGGAGCTACATGTGGAGAAGGCTTTTCTTCTACCATGAGAAATGTTAAGGATCGTAAAGAAAATGCAAAAGTAGGTAACAATGATAAAAACAAATGGGAAAGAAAGCATAAAGATGCCATAAACAAATTCTTGCAACATTACATTGGAAATATCTGAAGTGGCTAATTCTATTAAGGGACCAAGGTCACAATAGAAATGGTCCATGTGATTCAAGCCACAGAAGTTAAACTGAATAATAACAAAGAGCTCACTTGACATAGACATAGTAACCAAAAACCAGGCTCCGATAACAAGTCGAAGGCATAGATCTGgacttattagtgaggaatatcgtAACGGATGACAAATGGCCAAATACCGATCATAAGACATGATGGCAATGAGGAAACATTGAACAGAGCAAAATATACCAAAGAAATAAAGCTGTGTCATACAACCCCAAAAGGACAAAACTCCTTCCTCAAAAAACATAATGCCTAACACCATGGGGATAATGCAGGTGGCCAGTAAGACATCTGCTATGGATAAATGCTTCAGTAAGAAAAACATTGGAGTTTTGAGTTGGTCAATGATGGTCACTAGAAGGATAATGAGAAGATTCCCTCCCAGTATACATATGTAACTCAGGGTAAGCAGAAGGAATAGAAGAGGTTTGTATTTGGAAAGACTTTGGAATCCAAGAAGACGTATCTGAGTGACTTGTGTCTGAttcacatcacacatcatttatgTATCAATAAATATTCAAgaactattttctctataaagtctgGGAATGTAGCCCACTCAAAACAAAGGAATATATTATACTTAGCGATGGTTTTCATTATTAGCAGAGGATAAATAGAATTTTGGGATATTTTCTTCGGTGAAATGATATCTTCGCATTGTTGGCTCTTCTGATGTAAAGGCGAAATGTTCCAGACGTTCCCATATTTTATAGTCTCAGAAGAACATAGAAAATGCCCACAGGATCCTGATAATCACCCTCAAGTGAATGTTCTAGACAAAAGAGACTGGATGTTTATATGAATTGATAGTTATCTTGCCTTCAGAGAATTTTGGTATAAAAGCTGTCAGGGTTTGTATGCTAAATACCCACATTGTGTAAACTTACAAAAATATAAAGTACTTTACTATATATGAAATGCAGTTTGATAGTTTTAAGCAGGATTGTCAAGAATTAAGCAATTGAAAATTATTTAAAatttagaagtgttaatagtttatttttgtcaaataacaaaatgcaaagtgaattaaCAAAAGAGAAATATAAATCAAATTGATTTTTGAGGTTACCAAACTTTGCCTTCCAAATAGGATCAAAGCATTAAATTTTACAGGGACATTTCCACATAGTTCTTGAAGGAAGCTGGCCAGGAGGTTGTTCCAAGCATCCTGGAGAAGCATCTACAAATCTTctatggacttaaggtaccttcacactcagcaactttacaacgagaacgacaacgatccgtgacgttgcagcgtcctggatagcgatctcgttgtgtttgacacgcagcagcgatctggatcccgctgtgatatcgctggtcgtagctagaaggccagaactttatttggtcctcAGATCAGCGTGTAtcctcgtgtttgacagcaaaagcaatgatgcctgcaatgatttacatggagctaacgacctgtgaagacctgtgagaacgataagtgagtaacccttacgtcactggatcgctcctgcatcgttctggagctgctgtgtttgacatctctgcagcaacctaaacagcgacgctccagcgatctgctcgttgtctatatcgctgcagcgtctctgagtgtgaaggtaccttaactgtaggTTTGCACACATTCTTCTGTCTTTTTAAAGAATCCCACAACAAAtaggatgatgttgagatcagagaTCGgttggggccatatcatcactttcagAAAGCCTTGTTTTTCTTATGCTTAAGATCATTTTCCATGCTCGTTCTTCATGATATCGGCTGCATGTTAGGGACAGCTATTATGCTAAATAAATTAATTTGTACCAATCAGATGACTTTCTTGTACTATTAAACCCTTAAcaaccaagggtggtttgcacgttaatgaccgggccaattttacagttctgaccactctcTCTTtacgtggttataactctggaacacttcaacggatcctgatgattctcagaattttttttcatgacatattgtacttcatgatagtagtaaaatttctttgatattacctgcatttatttttgaaaaaaggaaatttggcaacaattttgaaaattttgaaattttccaactttgaattgaatttttatgcccttaaaatacAGAGAtatgtctgttaggagtcgagtttcctctgctgcacagggggaatctcgatccgtgtctgctgcggtctcccattcggtatcggccgcagtgggctctgctcagcggagacgtcgctcccagcgtctcgctggggctgattcggtgcatagggtcactactgccttttctggctttcctatggtaccctgcactgatctgcggcgagcgagcctctctgggactaagtccttgtttactcacactgagcatgcccagggcagggtctcccactggaggtcgagggccacatgttcggtcacatgctcaggtgctgcag contains:
- the LOC138674756 gene encoding olfactory receptor 1f45-like yields the protein MCDVNQTQVTQIRLLGFQSLSKYKPLLFLLLTLSYICILGGNLLIILLVTIIDQLKTPMFFLLKHLSIADVLLATCIIPMVLGIMFFEEGVLSFWGCMTQLYFFGIFCSVQCFLIAIMSYDRYLAICHPLRYSSLISPDLCLRLVIGAWFLVTMSMSSELFVIIQFNFCGLNHMDHFYCDLGPLIELATSDISNVMLQEFVYGIFMLSFPFVFIIVTYFCIFFTILNISHGRRKAFSTCSSHLTTVCAYYGSLIAVYMTPSDESSSNTNKYRSLLYIVVTPLMNPIIYSLRNNEIRRAMQKMRYFLLIKMN